Proteins encoded by one window of Desulfovibrio ferrophilus:
- a CDS encoding efflux RND transporter periplasmic adaptor subunit, whose product MHNGLKLLIIFLIIPLFAAGCTDKDAKGHAGTAPPPPLVKAITVTKADVPLDVEYAAQVDGSREVEVRAQVSGILLERTYREGSFVQEGDILFRIDPNTYHAALEQARGALQQQEANLELARLYRDRTLSIYKQGAVSTHERDDAEAKYEAALATVRTARGSVETAELNLGYTEVRAPISGITSRETRSEGSLITLDASGSLLTTVTRLDPVYVNFSVPGTEVLKRKRQLADGQISAPKDGPVVRLRLSDGNLYKQIGHINFMDRHEDPQTGAVRVRAEVPNPDGMILPGSFARAVMQGMTLKDAVVIPQRAVLFTKNATIVYILDETNVAQPRHVVIGETIGDGFQILSGLSGGERIISDGVIKVRPGVTVTVSKTEVAEAGQGSAQ is encoded by the coding sequence ATGCACAATGGACTGAAATTACTAATTATCTTCCTCATCATCCCACTCTTTGCGGCTGGTTGTACCGACAAGGACGCCAAAGGGCATGCGGGAACAGCACCGCCGCCCCCGCTGGTCAAAGCTATTACGGTCACCAAAGCCGATGTGCCTCTGGACGTCGAATATGCAGCCCAGGTGGACGGTTCCCGCGAGGTCGAAGTCCGCGCTCAGGTCAGCGGCATCCTGCTGGAACGCACCTATCGCGAAGGATCCTTTGTTCAGGAAGGCGACATCCTGTTCCGCATTGATCCGAACACGTATCACGCGGCTCTGGAGCAGGCTCGAGGTGCACTGCAACAGCAGGAAGCAAACCTGGAACTGGCACGTCTGTATCGGGACAGGACCCTGTCCATCTATAAGCAAGGCGCTGTCAGCACCCACGAACGCGACGACGCCGAGGCAAAATATGAAGCCGCTCTGGCAACGGTCCGCACCGCACGCGGCAGCGTGGAAACAGCGGAGCTCAACTTGGGCTATACCGAAGTTCGTGCTCCCATCTCGGGAATCACCAGCAGGGAAACCCGCTCCGAAGGCAGTTTGATCACTCTGGACGCCTCCGGCAGTCTCCTGACCACCGTCACAAGGTTGGACCCGGTATACGTCAATTTCTCCGTACCCGGCACCGAAGTACTGAAACGCAAACGTCAGCTCGCCGATGGCCAGATCAGTGCGCCCAAGGACGGACCTGTCGTTCGCCTGCGGCTGTCCGATGGCAATCTCTATAAGCAAATCGGACACATCAACTTTATGGATCGCCATGAAGACCCGCAAACCGGAGCCGTACGCGTACGTGCCGAGGTGCCCAACCCCGACGGAATGATCCTGCCTGGCAGTTTTGCACGCGCGGTCATGCAGGGCATGACCCTCAAGGATGCTGTGGTCATTCCTCAGCGCGCGGTACTTTTCACCAAAAACGCTACTATCGTATATATTCTGGATGAAACCAACGTCGCCCAGCCTCGTCATGTGGTTATCGGCGAGACCATCGGCGACGGCTTCCAGATTCTCAGTGGATTGTCTGGTGGCGAGCGCATCATTTCCGATGGCGTAATCAAGGTCCGTCCCGGCGTCACAGTGACCGTGTCCAAGACCGAAGTCGCTGAAGCTGGCCAGGGGAGCGCCCAGTAA
- a CDS encoding DMT family transporter, which produces MLWFSLAFLTALFSATEAAYLKRSFPDLNPFEAALLPSVYSIPLFATLLIFIEIPDLSPEFWPTFSLLLPINIAGVLLYFRGINLSPLSLTLPYLAFTPAFALVTGYFILGEVPNAWGASGVLFIVLGSYVLNLEAKQIGGWLAPFKAITAEPGTRAMLGAALVYAFSAVLGKKGIIESDPLFFGCTFFIAQGLIMLITLPLLGKARLSALRIAPAKGMILGILVFIHIICHCLAMSMVKAAYMIAIKRLNAVFGVLLGGLWLKETGMGAKLAGASMMFAGATVIGLLGK; this is translated from the coding sequence ATGCTCTGGTTCAGCCTTGCGTTCCTGACCGCACTTTTCTCGGCCACGGAAGCGGCCTATCTCAAGCGCTCGTTCCCCGATCTCAACCCGTTCGAGGCAGCACTATTGCCCTCGGTCTACTCCATTCCGCTGTTCGCAACCCTGCTCATCTTCATCGAAATTCCCGACCTCTCCCCAGAGTTCTGGCCCACCTTTAGCCTGCTGTTGCCCATCAACATCGCCGGAGTGCTGTTGTACTTCCGGGGCATCAACCTCTCGCCCCTGTCCCTGACACTGCCGTACTTGGCCTTCACGCCTGCTTTTGCCCTGGTCACAGGCTATTTCATCCTGGGAGAAGTACCGAATGCATGGGGTGCTTCCGGAGTGCTTTTCATCGTTCTCGGCAGCTATGTTCTAAATCTGGAGGCCAAACAGATTGGTGGCTGGCTGGCCCCCTTCAAGGCCATCACAGCCGAACCGGGAACGCGTGCCATGCTGGGGGCGGCTCTGGTCTATGCCTTCAGTGCCGTTCTCGGAAAAAAGGGCATCATCGAATCCGACCCCCTGTTCTTTGGCTGCACCTTTTTCATTGCCCAAGGACTGATCATGCTCATTACTCTGCCGTTGTTGGGCAAAGCACGACTCTCGGCTCTCCGCATAGCTCCAGCCAAGGGCATGATTCTAGGCATTCTGGTTTTCATTCACATCATCTGCCACTGTCTGGCCATGTCCATGGTCAAAGCCGCCTATATGATCGCCATCAAACGGCTCAACGCCGTGTTCGGAGTGCTGCTGGGTGGGCTGTGGCTCAAGGAAACGGGCATGGGCGCCAAACTCGCCGGAGCCTCCATGATGTTCGCAGGAGCCACAGTTATTGGCCTTTTAGGAAAGTAG
- a CDS encoding metal-dependent hydrolase, producing the protein MDPITHIASGALAGRLLHSRFGTRLAYALCILAAWLPDIDNFVGLSPEDYLLHHRGITHSLVGISAQALILTALFWLLHKAFKPMKTFIVSLSLLALHLWLDVVTTYGTQLMAPFSKVRYDWGAVFIIDPFLTLTALGLFVWSLRSREHGRRIATLGLAFMLLYPVATHSVRGLVEDSMPQVLAENGIQAESITVSTDLLSPIFWKIIVEDGDRLRIGSVSAIPALHSSIEFAEFTKADPTLLSRLGQEASFFATWDWFAKWPTMKITLRPDGGRDVEFLDARFYSHGPIARRYMDISQVPFTLTAVLGTDETLTRFRYNHHGQVIAYAVTN; encoded by the coding sequence ATGGATCCCATTACACATATAGCCTCTGGCGCATTAGCCGGTCGCCTACTCCACAGCCGGTTCGGCACCCGACTGGCGTATGCCCTGTGCATTCTGGCGGCATGGCTCCCCGACATCGACAACTTCGTGGGTCTAAGCCCTGAAGACTATCTGCTCCACCACCGGGGTATCACTCATTCTCTGGTAGGCATCTCAGCCCAGGCCCTGATCCTGACAGCACTCTTCTGGTTATTGCACAAAGCCTTCAAACCAATGAAGACGTTCATCGTCTCCCTCTCGCTGCTTGCCCTCCACCTCTGGCTCGATGTGGTCACCACCTACGGCACCCAGTTGATGGCCCCTTTTTCCAAAGTCCGCTACGATTGGGGCGCTGTTTTCATTATCGATCCCTTCCTGACCCTGACGGCGCTGGGGCTGTTCGTCTGGTCCTTGCGCTCGCGCGAACACGGTAGGCGCATTGCCACCCTTGGCCTGGCCTTCATGCTGCTTTATCCCGTCGCCACTCACAGCGTACGTGGGCTGGTGGAGGATTCAATGCCGCAGGTCCTGGCCGAAAACGGTATCCAGGCCGAATCGATCACCGTCAGCACGGACCTGCTGTCCCCCATTTTCTGGAAAATCATTGTGGAAGACGGAGATCGCCTGCGCATCGGCTCGGTCAGTGCCATTCCGGCCCTGCACTCGAGCATAGAATTTGCCGAATTCACCAAAGCCGACCCGACGCTCCTGTCCAGACTGGGACAGGAAGCCTCGTTCTTCGCCACATGGGACTGGTTCGCCAAATGGCCTACCATGAAAATCACTCTCCGCCCCGACGGTGGACGTGATGTGGAATTCCTGGACGCCCGATTCTATAGCCACGGCCCCATTGCCCGTCGTTACATGGACATCAGCCAGGTGCCTTTTACTCTGACAGCCGTCCTCGGTACCGACGAGACCCTGACCCGATTCCGCTACAACCACCACGGCCAGGTCATCGCCTACGCCGTCACGAACTAA